A genome region from Candidatus Latescibacterota bacterium includes the following:
- a CDS encoding Trm112 family protein, with amino-acid sequence MRKDLLDILACPKCREKVTLSDDNNWLVCEQCALRYPVEDDIPIMLIDRAESLK; translated from the coding sequence GTGAGAAAAGATCTACTCGATATTCTGGCTTGTCCTAAATGCCGCGAAAAGGTAACCCTGAGCGATGATAATAACTGGCTTGTCTGTGAACAATGCGCTCTCAGGTATCCTGTCGAGGATGATATTCCGATAATGCTTATCGACAGGGCCGAGAGTCTGAAGTAG